GTCGAGACTCTGGCTCAGTTCACGCCGCCGGCGCAGGCGCGCCAGGAGTGGGAACAGTTCGCCACGCTCTACGCCCGGCTGCAAGGCGCGCAGGTGGCCTGGCCGGCCGACCTGGAACTGGTCCGCGACTGGTACCTGCCCCAGCTCGAGCGCCTTCACGACGACGCGCAGGTGCGCAAGCTCGATGTGGAGCAACTGGTGCGGCTCGCAGCGGGTTATGCCTGCCGCGAGCGCTTCCTGACCGAGCTCACGCTCGATCCACCGCAAGCCACCAGCGACGAATCGGGCGTACCGCACCTGGACGAGGACTACCTGATCCTGTCCACCATCCACAGCGCCAAGGGACAGGAGTGGAAGGCGGTCCACGTGCTGAACGTGGTCGACGGCTGCATCCCCAGCGACATGGCGACCGGCAGCGCCGAAGACATCGAGGAGGAGCGCCGCCTGCTGTACGTGGCCATGACGCGCGCCCGCGAGCGGCTGCATCTGATCGTGCCTCAGCGGTTCTATGTCACGCAGCAGGCGGGCGGCGGCGATCGCCACCTCTATGCCGGCCGCACGCGCTTCATCACCGAGGCCATGCTCGAGAAATTCGAGCAGATCACCTGGCCGCCCGCGCACAGTGCATCCCCGGGGCCGGGCGCGCAGCCTCAGCCGCAGCCCCTGATGCAGGTGCGGGCGCGCGCGCGCGCCGCCTGGCGCTGACAGAGCGGCGAAACATTTACCAAAACTGGCAGCACAGCGGTGCCCCCCGGCGAGTCCAATGCCGGAACAAACTTGGGAGACCCGCTGTGCCCGTGCTTTCTTCGCGAGGATTCCTTCAAGCGAGTTTGCCTTGGCTCGCAGCGTGCGGCCTGACGGCGTGCGCCAGCAGCGTGGACCTCGGGATGGGCGCCCCGCCGTCGCCAGCGTCGGTGCCGGCCGCGCCGGCCATCTCGGCGCCCCTGCGGTTCACCACCGCCGAACGCGATTTCGCCGTGCAGGTGGTGTCCAAGGGCCTGTACGAGATCGAAGTCTCCCGGCTGGCCGCGGTGCGGGCGATGAATGCATCGGTGCGCGCCTACGCGCAGAGCATGGCTGCGCACCACACGCAGTTGAACAGCGAACTGGTCGCGCTGATGGATGCGCGCGGCGTCGTCCCGCCACACAACCTGCCCGACGACAAGGCGGCCAAGCTGCAGCGGCTCGCGTCGCTGCCGTCCAGCGAAGCGTTCGACCTGGCCTACATCCGCGTGGTCGGCGTCGAGGACCACCAAGAGGTGATCGCCGCCTTCGAGAAGGCGCGCGGCGAGGTGCGGGATCCGGAATTGCGTGCCTGGATGGAACGCACGCTGCCGATGCTGCGCGGCCATCTGTCGCAGGCGCAGACCATCGCGGGCCAGCTGGCCGGGTGAGCGCAGGCGCGCGGCAGGCCTGTCCTACAAGCATCGGCAAACCCAGCCGACAGCAAGGCGAA
Above is a window of Ramlibacter tataouinensis DNA encoding:
- a CDS encoding DUF4142 domain-containing protein encodes the protein MGAPPSPASVPAAPAISAPLRFTTAERDFAVQVVSKGLYEIEVSRLAAVRAMNASVRAYAQSMAAHHTQLNSELVALMDARGVVPPHNLPDDKAAKLQRLASLPSSEAFDLAYIRVVGVEDHQEVIAAFEKARGEVRDPELRAWMERTLPMLRGHLSQAQTIAGQLAG